A segment of the Streptomyces diastaticus subsp. diastaticus genome:
CGGGCGCAAGTGGGCGGCGCGGCGCCGTGACGCCGAGGGCGTGGCCGAGGCCGAGGTGGTCGGGACCGGGCCGGTCCCGGCGGAGCTGGCCGAGGCCCAGCTGCTGGTGGAGCTGGTGCGCGACGGCGAGGTGGTCGGGCGCGAGCCGATGGACGTGGCACGCGAGCGGCACGCCGCCGCCCGGGCCGCCCTGCCGCTCTCCGCCACCCAGCTCTCCAAGGGCGAGCCGGTCATCCCCACCGAGTACCTCGCTCCGCGGACGGGCTGACCCCCGCCGGCCCCTGCCGTACGGGACCGCCGGTGCCTAGGCTCGGCAGTGTGAGCCGCCCGGCCCCGCCCGCACCCTCCGTATCCGCAACGCCATCGAAGGACACGCCATGCGCCGCGCACTGATCGTCGTCGACGTCCAGAACGACTTCTGCGAGGGCGGCAGCCTCGCCGTCACCGGCGGAGCCGAGGTGGCCGCCGCGATAACCGAGCACCTCGACGGTCCCGGACGGGAGCTGTACGACCACGTCGTCGCCACCCGCGACCACCACGTGGACCCGGGCGACCACTTCTCGGCCCGGCCCGACTTCCGCGACTCCTGGCCGCCGCACTGCGTGGCCGGGACCGAGGGGGCCGGCTTCCACCCCGCCTTCGCGCCCGCCCTCGCCTCGGGCGCGGTCGAGGCCGTCTTCGACAAGGGGGCGTACACGGCCGCCTACAGCGGGTTCGAGGGGACCGACGAGAACGGGGTCGGTCTCGCCGACTGGCTCGGCGCCCGGGGGGTCACCGACGTCGACGTGGTCGGGCTCGCCACCGACCACTGCGTGCGGGCCACGGCGCTGGACGCGCTCTCCGCCGGGTTCGGCACCCGGGTCCTTCTGGACCTCGCGGCGGGGGTCGCCCCCGACACGGTCGCGGCGGCCGTCGCCGAGCTCCGGGAGGCCGGGGTCTCCCTCGCCGGGGAGGCGGGGCGGGACTGAACCGGAACGGCCGCGCGGACGGCCGTCAGGCGAGCAGCGCCCGGATGGGACGCCAGAGCTCGGGAGGCCGGGAGACGGCCACGTCTCCGGCCGAGGGGGCGGCGGCGCGCCATATGAGGCCGTCGGGGTGGTGCAGGACGGCCGTGACCTCGTCCGGTGTGGGAGGCGCCGCGTTCCCCCGGAGGTAGACGGCACGCAGGCCGAGGTTGCGGAGCCGGGTCAGGGCCCGGGCCCTGTTCTTGGCATGGACGAGCACCCGCACCCGCTGCTCCCCCTGCCCGGACACGGGCAGGGGCGCGGGGAGACTCAGCGCGACGACCACGCTACCCCCCGGCATCCGGACAAATCCACCTGCGGCCATCCCTCAGCTCACCCCCGTGAGAAGTCGTGTCAATAAGACGGTCACGGGTGCATCTAAGCGCGATCGGCCGCCGCCCGCTAGAGGGCGACGGCCGATACGTCTGTGACCTGCGGCTTCGCGGGCTACTTCAGCGAGGGTCCGACCTTCACCGTGATCGTCTTGCCGCTCAGCGGCTCCTTGGTGAGGGTGATCCGGGTGTTGGTGTCAGTGACCTTGACCGAACCGGTGGGGTTCGACGCGTCGTAGTACCGGCCCGGGAAACCGTCGTCGAAGACGGGGATGCCGAGCTTCGGCTTGACCTTGGCGGGCTTGCCGTCCTGGTGGAGGGTGAAGCCCTGCGTCGGGTACCAGCTGAACGGCGAGTCGTACGCCTGGATGCGGTTGCGCATGATCGTTCCGTCGGCCCACTTCTCGGCCTTCGGGTGCGCGTCGACCGGCAGCACCCGGCCCTCACCGGGGTGGACGCCGGTGTTGTTGTCCTTCTGGGAGGTGTCCCACAGCCAGATCAGCAGACCGTTCTGGTAGGGGAAGTGCTCGACCCAGTCGGGGCGCGTCGAGGTCCAGCCGAAGTTGTACGGGCCGGTCTTCAGCGTGGTGTCGTAGCTGACGTACTGGCGGTTCTCGGCGATGTAGTACTGCGGGTAGTCCTGAGTGAAGGAGGCGCCGATGCGCTGGAAGCCCTTGGCGGTCCAGCCGTTGTCGCCGTCCTCGGCGCCGTCGGCGAAGAGTTCCTCGCCGTCGGCGGTCAGGGAGATCGCGTCGGCGGCGAAGCCCGGCTCGGCCAGGCCCCCGTCGGTCTGGTAGCGGAACCGCAGTTCGGCCTTCTGGCCGGCGTAGGCGTCCAGCGGGAAGGAGAGCGAGCGGTATCCGTCGGAGACGCCGTGCAGGGCGGGGGTGTCGCCGCCGTCGCGGGGCAGCGGCTTGCCGTCGACGGTGCCGTCGAGCGCGGTCCAGTTCGCGCCGCCGTCGGTGGAGACCTCGGTGTAGAGGAAGTCGTAGTTCTCCTCGATGTTCCACCAGCCCTGGAGGTCCAGGGTGGCGGCGGACCTGCCGGTGAGGTCGACCGGGCGGGTCAGGGTGTTCTTGAGGTCGTCGCCGCTGTCGGACCACCACTGCGAGGAGCCCTCGGCGGGCTCGGTGATGGTGGTGGTGACTTCCTTGTCGGGCAGCTCGACCACGAGGGCCTGCTTGTCCTTGGTGTTGTACTCGGAGAGGCCGAGCTTGTGCGTCGACCTGGTGCCCGCCTTGGCGGTGGCGTAGTCGAGCCAGCCCAGCTGGAGCTTGTCCCAGGCGGTCATGTCGCCGGGCAGGTTGCCGATCTCGGTCCTGCCGGTGCCGAGCCAGGAGCCGGAGGACATCAGCGACCAGAAGGCGGTGGAGTTCTCGCCGGTGCCGCTGGTGTCGTAGTGGTCGGGCAGGCCCAGGTCGTGGCCGTACTCGTGGGCGAAGACGCCGAGGCCGCCGTTCTCGGGCTGGACGGTGTAGTCGCCGACCCAGACGCCGGTGTCGCCGATCTGGGCGCCGCCCGCCTTGTTGCCGGCGGGGCCGGTCTTGCCGGCGTCGGTGCCGTAGGCGTACCAGCGGTGGGCCCAGATGGCGTCGGTGCCCTGGGCGCCGCCGCCCGCGGACTCGTCCTCGCCGGCGTGCACGATCTGGAAGTGGTCGATGTAGCCGTCGGGCTCGTTGAAGTCGCCGTCGCCGTCGAAGTCGTAGCGGTCCCAGGTGTCGTACTGGGCGAGCTGCTCCTTGATCTCGGCGTCGCCGCGTCCCGCGGCCTTCTGGTCGTCGGCCCACTGGTTCACGCCGTCGCGGACGACGTCCCAGACGTTGGCGCAGTTGGTGTCGCCGCAGTAGTTGGAGCCGTAACGGGCCTCGTTGTAGTCGACCTTGACCCAGTCGGAGACCTCGCCGTCGACCGAGTAGCGGCCCGAGGACTGCTTCTCGTAGTACTTCTTGACGGACTCCTTGTTCTTGTCCGTGGCGAAGTACAGGTCCTGGAAGTGCTGCTGGGAGAAGTCGGCCTTCCAGTCCGTGGAGTTGTCGTTCTTCCGGTCGGGCTCGGCGATCCGGTTGTGCAGCGGGCCGGGCTCACCGCCGTACTTGACGACGGGGTCCTCGGGGCCCTCGGGGCCGTCCGGGTCGTACATCGTGGTGTCGTCGACCTTGTCGCCGAACTCCACGAGGATGGTGAAGATCTTGTCCGTCTTCTCGCGGCCCAGTTCGACGTACTTGCCGTCGTCGAGCCTCAGGACGCGCGAGGCGCCGCGCTGGCTGGCCTTCTTGTCGCCCGATATGAGCTGGCGCAGGGCCTCGCCGCGCTGCTTCTCCTGCTTCTCGCTGAACGGTCCTTCGAGGTCGTGCTCGACGTGGCCCTTGGCCGGTGCCGGGTCGCGGCGCTCGACGGCCGAGTCGTCTCCCCCCGGGCGGTCGGCGGCCTGTGCGGTGCCGATCGTCGCGGTGGTGGCGCCTATCGCGGCTATGGCCACGCTCAGGGCGGTGGCCCTGAAGGCTCTCCGATGTCTGCTCACGTGTGCGCTGTCCTCCCGAGAGGCCGGGCGCCGGGGACTGCGGCCTCTTGCCACGTCTCCGCCCGGCACGGAACACAAGTGACGACATTCGACCGGAGTGGCGGGGGAAAAGACAGATCTTGACTTGGACAGGTCAAAACCGTTATGCGGCGGACCACTTGACGGGAACGGGCGGCCGGGCGGCGGCCGACTGTACGGCCGCGCGCCCGCCGGGCGCCAGCCCTCCGCACCCGGTGCCCCCGTGCGCCCCCGCGTGCCTCGCCGCCGGAGTGGAGCGCGGCGTACCGGTGCGGGACGCGGGGCATCGCCTCCGGTGAGGTCGTCCACGGCCTGGCCCGGCCGCCCGGTGCCCCACCCGCGCGGCCGGCCGCACCAATCCATTCCGCCCGCCCGGTTCCCCTCGGACCGGGAGGCGCGTCACCCCCGAGACGCCGAGGACGGTCCCGCCATGGCTCGCCCCACCCCCGCCCAGTACGCCACCGGTGCGGCCACCGTGGTCCTCGCCACGGTCGCCCTGCTGCTGCTCACCGGTACGACCGGCACGGGCGGCATCGTCCTGGTCGCGGCCGCCGCACTCGCCCTCGGCCTGCTCGCGGCCGCGACCGTTGCGGTGCGGCACGCGCCCGGGCAGCACCCGGCGGCCGTCCGCTCCGTCGGCCCCGCCTCACTCAGGGAGTCGACCGGCACCCGCCGCTGACCGCTCGGCAGGGGCGGGGAGCGGGCGTCCGGTGGGCGGGCCCCCTCAGGCGGGGCGGCGCGCCGAGGCGCCCGGGGGCCCCTCCGCCGTCCCCTCGGAGAACGGTGGGCGCTCTTCCTGTCCGCCTCGGTCCCGGCCGGGTCACCGCGCCGGTCCGGCCGCCGTCCTCCGGCCACGTGCGGGTGGCCGGGTGAGGCGAGCACCGCCGGGAGCTGACGACGCGGCCCCGGTTCCCCGGGCGGGGAACCCCGCTCCCCTGACGGAGCCGTCCACGGCGCGGTACGACGCACCTCGATCCGGCCACCGTCCACGAGCGTGCGCACGCTCCCGGCCGGTTCACACACGGGCCGGGAGCGGTCGGCGTCGTCCAGGCCCCCCACACACCGGCCAGGATGCCGGCCTCGAACGGGTTGACCACAAGGACCGCCTCAGCCCTGGCCGGCTCCCGCCGCTCGCGTTCGCTCGGCCGCCCGTCGTCGCAGGCCGCCTCCGGGCGCCTTCCGGCTCCGGCACCGCACCGGGCCCGGCCCGGCCCGGCGTCAGGGCGTGGTCACCTCCACGGTCTTCGCCGCCTTGTCGTGCAGGCCCTGCTTGTAGGGGCGGTCGAAGA
Coding sequences within it:
- a CDS encoding isochorismatase family protein codes for the protein MRRALIVVDVQNDFCEGGSLAVTGGAEVAAAITEHLDGPGRELYDHVVATRDHHVDPGDHFSARPDFRDSWPPHCVAGTEGAGFHPAFAPALASGAVEAVFDKGAYTAAYSGFEGTDENGVGLADWLGARGVTDVDVVGLATDHCVRATALDALSAGFGTRVLLDLAAGVAPDTVAAAVAELREAGVSLAGEAGRD
- a CDS encoding immune inhibitor A domain-containing protein, which codes for MSRHRRAFRATALSVAIAAIGATTATIGTAQAADRPGGDDSAVERRDPAPAKGHVEHDLEGPFSEKQEKQRGEALRQLISGDKKASQRGASRVLRLDDGKYVELGREKTDKIFTILVEFGDKVDDTTMYDPDGPEGPEDPVVKYGGEPGPLHNRIAEPDRKNDNSTDWKADFSQQHFQDLYFATDKNKESVKKYYEKQSSGRYSVDGEVSDWVKVDYNEARYGSNYCGDTNCANVWDVVRDGVNQWADDQKAAGRGDAEIKEQLAQYDTWDRYDFDGDGDFNEPDGYIDHFQIVHAGEDESAGGGAQGTDAIWAHRWYAYGTDAGKTGPAGNKAGGAQIGDTGVWVGDYTVQPENGGLGVFAHEYGHDLGLPDHYDTSGTGENSTAFWSLMSSGSWLGTGRTEIGNLPGDMTAWDKLQLGWLDYATAKAGTRSTHKLGLSEYNTKDKQALVVELPDKEVTTTITEPAEGSSQWWSDSGDDLKNTLTRPVDLTGRSAATLDLQGWWNIEENYDFLYTEVSTDGGANWTALDGTVDGKPLPRDGGDTPALHGVSDGYRSLSFPLDAYAGQKAELRFRYQTDGGLAEPGFAADAISLTADGEELFADGAEDGDNGWTAKGFQRIGASFTQDYPQYYIAENRQYVSYDTTLKTGPYNFGWTSTRPDWVEHFPYQNGLLIWLWDTSQKDNNTGVHPGEGRVLPVDAHPKAEKWADGTIMRNRIQAYDSPFSWYPTQGFTLHQDGKPAKVKPKLGIPVFDDGFPGRYYDASNPTGSVKVTDTNTRITLTKEPLSGKTITVKVGPSLK